A single genomic interval of Psychroserpens sp. NJDZ02 harbors:
- a CDS encoding YdeI/OmpD-associated family protein — translation MNLEEYYFKSDTAWREWLHINHDSDDGIYLIFYKVNHKNESMRWEEAVKVALCYGWIDSTVKSLGDGKRKQYFCKRNPKSVWSALNKRHIKALLAEDLMHPKGLEIIKTGKKNGSWTALDAVEKGLIPEALQLAFDKNSKAFENYNNFAPSYRKHYLYWLNQAKREATKQKRIVEIIEFCEANIKSRDIW, via the coding sequence ATGAATTTAGAAGAATACTATTTTAAATCTGACACAGCATGGCGAGAATGGTTGCACATCAATCACGACAGCGATGATGGCATCTACCTCATCTTTTATAAAGTAAACCACAAAAACGAAAGTATGCGCTGGGAAGAAGCTGTAAAAGTAGCCTTGTGTTATGGTTGGATAGATAGTACTGTAAAGAGTTTAGGAGACGGAAAACGCAAACAATACTTTTGTAAACGAAACCCAAAAAGTGTGTGGAGTGCACTTAACAAAAGACACATCAAAGCCTTACTTGCAGAAGATTTAATGCACCCTAAAGGTTTAGAAATAATTAAAACAGGTAAGAAAAACGGAAGTTGGACCGCGTTAGATGCTGTCGAAAAAGGTCTCATTCCTGAAGCATTACAATTGGCATTTGATAAAAACTCTAAAGCTTTTGAAAACTACAACAACTTTGCCCCTTCTTATAGAAAACATTATTTGTATTGGCTAAACCAAGCAAAACGAGAAGCTACAAAACAAAAGAGAATTGTAGAAATTATTGAATTTTGCGAAGCGAATATTAAATCTAGAGATATATGGTAA
- a CDS encoding M1 family metallopeptidase — MTKTLISTIVLILTLCANVNAQGLLQEKNKFTHQDTLRGSITPEREWWDLTYYHLDIQVNPEEKYIVGKNTIQYTVLKPKQILQIDLQEPLTLTKVTQNNKELEIKHDGNAHFVTLKDQQNIGETNSVIAYYEGKPREAIRAPWDGGISWKKDTNGNHFIASSCQGLGASVWWPNKDHMYDEVDSMDISVTIPKGLMNVSNGRLKSIIDNKDETITTNWHVANPINNYGVNINIGNYANFSEVFKGEKGDLDMNYYVLKENLEKAKAHFKDAPKMMKAFEYWFGPYPFYEDSFKLVEVPYLGMEHQSSVTYGNQYMDGYLGDDLSGTGWGLKFDFIIIHESGHEWFANNITNIDIADMWIHESFTSYSENLFLDYYYGKEAAADYVIGKRKNVRNDRPLIGEYNVNNEGSGDMYYKGENMLHTLRQLVNDDEKWRQILRTLNSKFYHQTVTTQQIEDYLADASGLDLKGFFNQYLRSIKIPVLEYKVEGKKLHYKWTNTVDDFVMPIQIESNGQPRWISPTVKNQTLKLKSKNSKIVVDRDFYITVKAL; from the coding sequence ATGACTAAAACATTAATTTCGACTATAGTTTTAATTCTTACGCTCTGTGCAAATGTAAATGCACAAGGGTTACTTCAAGAAAAAAATAAGTTTACTCATCAAGACACACTACGTGGAAGTATTACTCCAGAACGGGAATGGTGGGATTTGACCTATTATCATTTAGACATTCAGGTTAATCCAGAGGAAAAATATATTGTTGGAAAAAACACAATTCAATACACCGTTTTAAAACCAAAGCAAATATTACAAATTGATTTGCAAGAACCGTTGACACTTACTAAAGTGACACAAAACAATAAAGAATTAGAGATAAAACACGACGGAAACGCACATTTTGTAACACTTAAAGACCAACAAAATATAGGTGAAACAAATAGTGTTATAGCGTATTATGAAGGAAAACCACGTGAAGCTATTAGAGCGCCTTGGGATGGCGGAATCTCTTGGAAAAAAGATACCAATGGCAATCATTTTATTGCTTCATCTTGTCAAGGATTAGGCGCAAGCGTTTGGTGGCCAAACAAAGACCACATGTATGATGAAGTTGATAGCATGGATATTAGCGTCACTATCCCTAAAGGTTTAATGAATGTGTCCAACGGAAGACTAAAAAGTATTATTGATAATAAAGATGAAACTATAACTACCAATTGGCACGTTGCCAACCCAATTAACAATTATGGCGTCAATATAAATATAGGTAACTATGCTAATTTTTCTGAAGTTTTTAAAGGTGAAAAGGGTGATTTAGATATGAATTATTATGTTTTAAAAGAAAACCTTGAAAAAGCAAAAGCGCATTTTAAAGATGCACCAAAAATGATGAAAGCATTCGAGTACTGGTTTGGTCCTTACCCTTTTTATGAAGATAGTTTTAAGTTAGTAGAAGTGCCTTATTTAGGCATGGAGCATCAAAGTTCTGTAACTTACGGAAATCAATATATGGACGGTTATCTAGGTGATGACTTATCAGGAACTGGTTGGGGTTTAAAATTTGATTTTATAATTATTCATGAATCTGGACACGAATGGTTTGCCAATAACATTACCAACATAGATATTGCAGATATGTGGATTCATGAGAGTTTTACATCGTATTCTGAAAATCTATTTTTAGATTACTATTACGGTAAAGAAGCTGCTGCAGATTATGTCATTGGTAAAAGAAAAAACGTAAGAAACGATAGACCGTTAATAGGGGAATATAATGTGAACAATGAAGGTTCTGGAGACATGTATTACAAAGGTGAAAACATGTTACACACCTTACGTCAATTAGTTAATGACGACGAAAAATGGAGACAAATACTACGCACACTAAATAGCAAATTTTATCATCAAACAGTCACAACACAACAAATTGAAGATTACTTAGCTGACGCATCTGGATTAGATTTAAAAGGCTTTTTTAATCAGTATTTAAGAAGTATTAAAATTCCTGTTTTAGAATATAAAGTTGAAGGCAAAAAACTGCACTATAAATGGACTAATACCGTTGATGACTTTGTAATGCCTATTCAAATTGAAAGTAATGGTCAGCCGCGTTGGATTTCTCCAACTGTAAAAAATCAAACTTTAAAACTAAAGTCTAAAAATTCTAAAATAGTCGTGGATAGAGACTTTTATATTACTGTAAAAGCACTTTAA
- a CDS encoding M28 family peptidase has product MKKIYLVISFLIFTLITTAQTSQKIYDIIDAVSAERIEKDIQKLVDFGTRNTFSDTLSDTRGIGAARRWIKSEFEAISSDCKNCLDVSYQKDFVTKEGNKRVPHDAWIVNVVAIQKGTKYPNRYIIMSGDIDSRGSDTMEFTKDAPGANDNASGMAGTIEAARVLSKYKFENSIVYVGLSGEEQGLFGGGGLAKYAKAQGWDIIGVLNNDMIGNIKGVDGVIDNRTFRIFSEPVPANETEKARTLRRFYGGEVDGISRQLARYIHKTVKTYMPEMNPMMVYRLDRFGRGGHHRPFNDLGFAGIRIMEAHENYVQQHQDIREENGIKYGDVIEHVNFEYAKKLTTVNAINMANLAWAPPAPKTVAIGGIVEPSVKFKWDKVEGAVGYKIYWRDTTSPTWDNSRYVGDVSEFMLDGIVIDNSFFGIASVGKDGFESPVVFPNKIIR; this is encoded by the coding sequence ATGAAAAAGATATACCTTGTAATAAGTTTTTTAATTTTCACTTTAATAACTACAGCACAAACTAGCCAAAAAATATACGATATTATTGATGCTGTTTCCGCAGAACGTATAGAAAAAGACATTCAAAAATTAGTTGATTTTGGTACTAGAAACACCTTTAGTGACACGCTTTCAGACACTCGAGGTATTGGTGCTGCACGACGATGGATAAAATCAGAGTTTGAAGCTATTTCTTCGGACTGTAAAAATTGCTTAGACGTCTCTTATCAAAAAGATTTTGTGACTAAAGAAGGTAACAAGCGGGTACCACATGACGCTTGGATTGTTAACGTTGTGGCTATTCAAAAAGGAACAAAATATCCAAACCGTTATATTATAATGAGTGGTGATATAGATTCTCGTGGTAGCGATACCATGGAGTTTACAAAAGATGCTCCTGGAGCAAATGACAATGCGTCTGGCATGGCCGGAACTATTGAAGCCGCTCGCGTATTGTCTAAATACAAATTTGAAAATAGCATCGTTTATGTTGGCTTATCTGGTGAAGAGCAAGGTCTTTTTGGCGGTGGTGGTTTAGCAAAATATGCTAAAGCACAAGGTTGGGATATTATAGGAGTACTTAATAATGACATGATTGGAAACATCAAAGGTGTGGATGGTGTTATTGATAATCGTACGTTTAGAATATTCTCAGAACCTGTTCCTGCCAACGAAACAGAAAAAGCACGTACACTTAGACGCTTTTATGGAGGAGAAGTTGATGGCATTTCTCGTCAATTAGCCCGTTACATACATAAAACGGTAAAAACATATATGCCAGAAATGAATCCCATGATGGTTTACAGATTAGATCGTTTTGGTCGAGGTGGGCACCACAGACCTTTTAACGACTTGGGTTTTGCAGGAATCCGTATTATGGAAGCCCACGAAAACTATGTACAACAACACCAAGATATTAGAGAAGAAAATGGTATAAAATATGGCGATGTTATTGAGCACGTCAATTTTGAATACGCAAAAAAACTAACAACTGTTAACGCTATAAATATGGCCAATTTAGCTTGGGCACCTCCTGCTCCAAAAACAGTGGCTATTGGTGGTATTGTGGAACCTTCCGTTAAATTTAAATGGGATAAAGTTGAAGGTGCAGTCGGTTATAAAATTTACTGGAGAGACACCACCTCTCCTACCTGGGATAATAGTCGCTATGTGGGTGATGTCTCAGAATTTATGCTAGATGGTATTGTTATTGACAACTCTTTCTTCGGAATTGCTTCTGTTGGAAAAGACGGTTTTGAAAGTCCTGTGGTGTTTCCTAATAAAATAATAAGATAA
- a CDS encoding sugar-binding protein — MKQLIILLFTTLLLISCKEDKTNIPKPTKQLKVVHKANTSPTIDGKATEAIWKSSKWYPIDQKWLGDTYSEDDFKGQYKLAWDANALYALVEIHDDLLTTINKDPLKFWWDNDCVEVFIDEDNSGGEHQYNHNAFAYHVGLDGNVVDIAPGDIPTLYNNHVQSKRITTGNTTLWELKINIYDDSFVDGKQNNPVTLKTDKNIGFAIAYCDNDKSKTRENFIGSEAIEGQDKNRGWIDASVFGTLILKE; from the coding sequence ATGAAGCAACTAATCATTCTACTCTTTACAACACTTCTATTAATAAGCTGTAAGGAGGATAAAACCAATATTCCAAAACCAACCAAACAACTTAAAGTTGTGCACAAAGCTAATACTAGTCCAACAATAGATGGAAAAGCTACCGAAGCTATTTGGAAATCTTCAAAATGGTACCCGATTGACCAAAAATGGTTGGGAGACACATACTCTGAAGACGATTTTAAAGGTCAATATAAATTAGCTTGGGACGCTAACGCTTTATATGCTTTAGTAGAAATACATGATGATTTACTAACGACAATAAACAAAGACCCCTTAAAATTTTGGTGGGATAACGATTGTGTCGAAGTGTTTATAGATGAAGATAATAGTGGTGGCGAACATCAATATAATCATAATGCTTTTGCCTATCACGTAGGGTTAGATGGCAATGTCGTGGATATTGCACCTGGTGACATACCTACATTATACAATAATCATGTCCAATCTAAACGTATTACCACAGGAAACACTACTCTTTGGGAACTTAAAATAAATATATATGACGATAGTTTTGTAGATGGAAAACAAAATAATCCAGTAACACTAAAAACGGATAAAAATATAGGATTTGCTATTGCATACTGCGATAATGACAAAAGTAAAACTAGAGAAAACTTTATTGGGTCTGAGGCTATTGAAGGCCAAGATAAAAATAGAGGATGGATAGACGCTTCAGTTTTTGGAACCTTAATTTTAAAAGAATAA
- a CDS encoding acyl-CoA dehydrogenase family protein, whose amino-acid sequence MADIDKDILRGGQFLVKETKCEDVFTPEDFSEEQAMMKDSVMEFNDREIIPHKARFEAKDYALTEEVMRKAGDMGFLSVAVPEAFGGMGMGFVSTVLTCDYISSGTGSFSTAFGAHTGIGTMPITLYGTEEQKQKYVPKLASGEWFGAYCLTEPGAGSDANSGKTTAELSADGKSYKINGQKMWISNAGFCSVMIVFARIEGDKNITGFIVEYNGDTPNGITLGEEEHKLGIRASSTRQVFFNDTVVPVENMLAGRGEGFKIAMNALNVGRIKLAAACLDSQRRIISTAVNYAQERKQFNTPIANFGAIKVKLAEMAASAYAGESATYRAAKNIEDRIAMREASGNTHQEAELKGVEEYAIECSILKVAVSEDVQNCADEGIQIFGGMGFSEETPMESAWRDARIARIYEGTNEINRMLSVGMLVKKAMKGHVDLLGPASKVQEELMGIPSFETPDYSELFSEEKEMIKKLKKTFLMVAGGAVQKYGPQLEDHQQLLIAAADILIEIYMAESAILRTEKNVKRTSEKEQSAQIAMAKLYLYHAVDIVEEKGKESIISFAEGDEQRMMLMGLKRFTKYANYPDIVDLRIEIAEKVKAENKYCF is encoded by the coding sequence ATGGCAGATATAGACAAAGACATCCTACGTGGAGGTCAATTCTTAGTGAAAGAAACAAAATGTGAAGATGTGTTTACTCCTGAGGATTTTTCAGAAGAGCAAGCAATGATGAAAGATTCTGTAATGGAATTTAATGATCGTGAGATCATTCCTCATAAAGCACGTTTTGAAGCTAAAGATTATGCATTAACTGAAGAAGTTATGCGCAAAGCTGGAGACATGGGCTTTTTAAGTGTTGCTGTTCCTGAAGCTTTTGGTGGAATGGGAATGGGATTTGTTTCGACAGTATTAACATGTGATTATATTTCTTCTGGAACAGGATCATTTAGTACTGCTTTTGGTGCTCATACAGGAATTGGTACTATGCCAATTACTTTATATGGTACAGAAGAACAAAAACAAAAATATGTACCAAAATTAGCGTCTGGTGAGTGGTTTGGAGCTTACTGTTTAACAGAGCCTGGAGCTGGATCTGATGCCAATTCTGGTAAAACAACTGCTGAGCTTTCTGCAGATGGAAAATCATATAAAATTAACGGTCAAAAAATGTGGATCTCAAATGCAGGTTTCTGTAGTGTGATGATTGTTTTTGCTCGTATTGAAGGTGATAAAAATATTACTGGATTTATAGTTGAATATAATGGTGACACGCCTAACGGGATTACTTTAGGTGAAGAAGAACATAAATTAGGTATCCGTGCTTCTTCTACACGTCAAGTATTTTTTAACGATACTGTTGTTCCTGTTGAAAATATGTTAGCAGGTCGTGGTGAAGGATTTAAAATCGCCATGAATGCACTTAACGTTGGTCGTATCAAATTAGCTGCTGCTTGTTTAGATTCTCAAAGAAGAATTATATCTACAGCTGTAAATTATGCGCAAGAACGTAAACAATTTAACACACCTATCGCAAACTTTGGAGCTATCAAAGTAAAATTAGCTGAAATGGCTGCAAGTGCTTATGCTGGTGAATCTGCAACTTATAGAGCTGCAAAAAACATTGAAGATCGTATTGCAATGCGTGAAGCGTCTGGAAATACACATCAAGAGGCCGAATTAAAAGGTGTTGAGGAATATGCAATTGAGTGTTCTATCTTAAAAGTTGCGGTGTCTGAAGATGTACAAAATTGTGCAGATGAAGGTATTCAAATTTTTGGAGGAATGGGATTCTCTGAAGAAACGCCAATGGAATCTGCTTGGAGAGATGCCAGAATTGCTCGTATATACGAAGGAACTAATGAGATTAACAGAATGTTATCTGTTGGTATGCTAGTTAAGAAAGCAATGAAGGGTCACGTAGATTTATTAGGTCCTGCTTCAAAAGTTCAAGAAGAACTTATGGGTATTCCTTCTTTTGAAACTCCTGATTATTCTGAATTATTTTCAGAAGAAAAAGAAATGATTAAGAAATTGAAAAAGACATTCTTAATGGTTGCTGGTGGTGCTGTTCAAAAATATGGTCCTCAATTAGAAGATCATCAACAATTATTAATTGCAGCTGCAGATATCTTAATTGAAATCTATATGGCAGAATCTGCAATTTTAAGAACAGAGAAAAATGTGAAACGTACTAGCGAAAAAGAGCAATCTGCTCAAATCGCTATGGCTAAATTATATTTATATCACGCTGTAGATATCGTTGAAGAAAAAGGAAAAGAAAGTATTATTTCTTTTGCTGAAGGAGACGAACAACGTATGATGTTAATGGGGCTTAAACGTTTTACAAAGTATGCAAACTATCCAGACATCGTAGATTTACGTATCGAGATTGCTGAAAAAGTAAAAGCAGAAAATAAATACTGTTTCTAA
- a CDS encoding acetyl-CoA C-acyltransferase, with protein sequence MKTAYIVKAYRTAVGKAPKGVFRFKRTDELAAETIKYMMKELPGLDPKRIDDVIVGNAMPEGSQGLNMARLISLMGLDIVDVPGVTVNRFCSSGVETIGMATAKIQAGMADCIIAGGAESMSSVPMTGFKPELNYDIVKSGHEDYYWGMGNTAEAVAKQFKVSREDQDEFAFNSHMKALKAQAENRFQDQIVPIEVEQTYIDANGKKATKSYTVTKDEGPRAGTSKEALAKLRAVFAAGGSVTAGNSSQMSDGAAFVMVMSEDMVKELGLEPIARMVNYAAAGVEPRIMGIGPVKAIPKALKQAGLKQDDLSLIELNEAFASQSLAVIRELGLNPDIINVNGGAIALGHPLGCTGAKLSVQLFDEMRKRDMQGKYGAVTMCVGTGQGACGIFEFLN encoded by the coding sequence ATGAAAACAGCATATATAGTAAAAGCATATAGAACCGCAGTTGGTAAAGCACCAAAAGGCGTGTTCCGTTTTAAAAGAACAGATGAATTAGCTGCAGAAACCATCAAATATATGATGAAGGAGCTTCCTGGTTTAGATCCTAAACGTATCGACGATGTTATTGTTGGTAACGCAATGCCAGAAGGTTCTCAAGGTTTAAACATGGCACGTTTAATCTCTTTAATGGGATTAGATATTGTTGATGTTCCTGGTGTAACTGTAAATCGTTTTTGCTCTTCTGGAGTAGAAACTATTGGTATGGCAACTGCAAAAATACAAGCTGGAATGGCAGATTGTATTATTGCTGGTGGTGCAGAAAGTATGAGTAGCGTACCAATGACTGGTTTTAAACCAGAATTGAACTACGATATCGTAAAATCTGGTCATGAAGATTATTATTGGGGAATGGGAAATACTGCCGAAGCTGTTGCAAAACAGTTTAAAGTATCTCGTGAAGACCAAGATGAATTTGCATTCAATTCTCATATGAAAGCATTAAAAGCGCAAGCTGAAAATCGTTTTCAAGATCAAATAGTCCCAATTGAAGTAGAACAAACTTACATTGATGCTAACGGAAAGAAAGCAACAAAATCTTACACAGTAACTAAAGATGAAGGACCTCGTGCAGGAACTAGCAAAGAAGCTTTAGCTAAACTTAGAGCAGTATTTGCTGCTGGAGGAAGTGTTACAGCTGGTAACTCGTCACAAATGAGTGATGGTGCCGCTTTTGTAATGGTTATGAGTGAAGACATGGTTAAAGAATTAGGTTTAGAACCAATTGCAAGAATGGTAAACTATGCTGCTGCAGGTGTTGAGCCACGTATCATGGGTATTGGACCAGTAAAAGCTATTCCAAAAGCATTAAAACAAGCAGGATTAAAACAAGACGATTTATCTTTAATTGAGTTAAACGAAGCTTTTGCTTCTCAATCTTTAGCAGTAATTAGAGAACTTGGTCTTAACCCAGATATTATTAACGTTAATGGTGGTGCCATTGCATTGGGTCACCCATTAGGCTGTACAGGTGCAAAATTATCAGTACAACTTTTTGACGAAATGCGTAAGCGTGACATGCAAGGCAAATATGGTGCAGTTACCATGTGTGTTGGAACAGGTCAAGGAGCTTGCGGAATATTTGAATTCCTTAATTAA
- a CDS encoding 3-hydroxyacyl-CoA dehydrogenase NAD-binding domain-containing protein, whose protein sequence is MSKRRIKKVAIIGSGIMGSGIACHFANIGVDVLLLDIVPRELNDKEKAKGLTLEDKVVRNRLVNDALTASLKSKPSPIYSQSFASRITTGNLEDDIAKVADVDWIMEVVVERLDIKKMVFENLEKYRTPGTLITSNTSGIPIKFMNEGRSEDFQKHFCGTHFFNPARYLKLFEIIPGPNTDASVLEFLNEYGEKFLGKTAVVAKDTPAFIGNRVGIFSIQSLFHAVKDLDLTIEEVDKLSGPVIGRPKSATFRTVDVVGLDTLVHVANGIRENCPNDERLELFELPDFINTMMENKWLGSKTGQGFYKKTVSAEGKKEILSLDLNTLEYRAAKRAKFATLELTKTIDKVVDRFKVLVKGKDKAGEFYRKSFTALFAYVSNRIPEISDELYKIDDAMKAGFGWEHGPFQIWDAIGVEKGIELMKAEGLEPAAWVNDMVASGNTSFYSVKEGASFFYDIASKKQTKIPGQDSFIILDNIRKTNEVFKNSGVVIEDIGDGILNLEFQSKMNTIGGDVLAGLNKAIDLAEKDFAGLVVGNQAANFSVGANIGMIFMMAAEQEYDELNMAIKYFQDSMMRMRYSSIPTISAPHGMALGGGCELSLHADKVVAAAETYMGLVEFGVGVIPGGGGSKEMALRAQDLFHKGDVQLNVLQEHFLTIGMAKVSTSAYEAFDLNLLQKGKDVVVVNKDRQIAVAKQHAMLMANSGYTQPVKRDDILVLGKQALGMFMVGTDSMEDSNYISEHDMKIANKLAYVMAGGDLSEPTRVTEQYLLDLEREAFLSLCTERKTLERIQHMLTKGKPLRN, encoded by the coding sequence ATGAGCAAACGTAGAATTAAAAAAGTTGCGATTATAGGTTCCGGTATTATGGGATCTGGTATCGCGTGTCACTTCGCCAATATTGGTGTAGATGTATTACTATTAGACATTGTTCCTAGAGAACTAAACGACAAAGAAAAAGCCAAAGGGTTAACCTTAGAAGACAAAGTCGTACGAAACAGATTAGTAAATGATGCTTTAACAGCGTCTTTAAAATCTAAACCATCTCCTATTTACAGTCAATCTTTTGCTAGTCGCATTACTACAGGTAACTTAGAGGACGACATTGCTAAAGTAGCAGATGTAGATTGGATCATGGAAGTTGTAGTCGAAAGGCTAGACATCAAAAAAATGGTGTTTGAAAACTTAGAAAAATACAGAACTCCAGGGACGTTAATTACGTCTAACACATCTGGAATTCCTATAAAATTCATGAATGAAGGACGTAGTGAAGATTTCCAGAAGCATTTCTGCGGAACGCATTTTTTTAATCCAGCACGTTACTTAAAATTATTCGAAATCATTCCTGGACCAAATACTGATGCTTCAGTGTTAGAGTTTTTAAATGAATACGGTGAGAAATTCTTAGGAAAAACAGCTGTTGTTGCTAAAGATACGCCTGCTTTTATTGGAAACAGAGTTGGTATTTTTAGTATCCAAAGTTTATTTCACGCGGTTAAAGATTTAGATTTAACTATCGAGGAAGTAGATAAATTATCAGGACCGGTAATTGGTCGTCCAAAATCGGCAACTTTCCGTACGGTTGATGTTGTTGGTTTAGATACTTTAGTACACGTAGCCAACGGAATTAGAGAAAACTGTCCAAATGACGAACGTTTAGAGTTATTTGAATTACCAGATTTCATCAATACAATGATGGAAAACAAATGGTTAGGAAGTAAAACTGGACAAGGTTTTTATAAAAAAACGGTGTCTGCTGAAGGTAAAAAAGAAATTTTATCTCTTGATTTAAACACTCTAGAATACCGTGCTGCTAAACGTGCAAAATTTGCAACTTTAGAATTAACGAAAACGATTGATAAAGTTGTAGACCGTTTTAAAGTATTAGTAAAAGGAAAAGATAAAGCTGGTGAGTTTTATAGAAAAAGTTTCACAGCATTATTTGCTTACGTTTCTAATCGTATTCCTGAAATTTCAGATGAACTTTACAAGATTGACGATGCTATGAAAGCGGGGTTTGGTTGGGAACACGGACCTTTCCAAATTTGGGATGCTATTGGAGTAGAAAAAGGAATTGAATTAATGAAAGCGGAAGGTTTAGAACCTGCTGCTTGGGTTAATGATATGGTTGCTTCTGGTAACACCTCATTCTATTCTGTAAAAGAAGGTGCTTCTTTCTTTTATGATATCGCCTCTAAAAAACAAACTAAAATACCTGGTCAAGACAGTTTCATTATTCTTGATAATATTAGAAAAACAAACGAAGTCTTTAAAAACTCTGGTGTTGTTATCGAAGATATCGGAGACGGCATCCTTAACCTAGAATTCCAATCTAAAATGAACACTATTGGTGGAGACGTTTTAGCGGGATTAAATAAAGCTATTGACTTAGCAGAAAAAGATTTTGCTGGTTTAGTGGTTGGTAACCAAGCTGCAAACTTCTCTGTTGGTGCAAACATCGGAATGATTTTCATGATGGCTGCAGAGCAAGAGTATGATGAGCTTAACATGGCTATTAAATATTTCCAAGATTCTATGATGCGTATGCGTTATTCTTCTATTCCAACTATTTCTGCGCCTCACGGAATGGCTTTAGGTGGTGGATGTGAATTATCATTACACGCAGATAAAGTAGTTGCAGCAGCAGAAACTTACATGGGACTTGTAGAGTTTGGTGTTGGTGTTATTCCTGGTGGTGGAGGTTCTAAAGAAATGGCTTTAAGAGCACAAGACCTTTTTCATAAAGGTGATGTACAATTAAACGTTTTACAAGAGCATTTCTTAACTATTGGTATGGCAAAAGTATCGACTTCTGCTTATGAAGCATTCGACTTAAACTTATTACAAAAAGGAAAAGATGTTGTTGTTGTAAACAAAGACCGTCAAATAGCAGTTGCAAAACAACACGCTATGTTAATGGCTAATTCTGGTTACACACAACCCGTAAAAAGAGATGACATTTTAGTTCTTGGTAAACAAGCACTAGGAATGTTTATGGTAGGTACTGACTCTATGGAAGACTCTAACTACATTTCTGAACACGATATGAAAATCGCTAATAAATTAGCTTACGTTATGGCTGGTGGAGATTTATCCGAACCAACACGCGTAACAGAACAATATTTATTGGATTTAGAGCGTGAAGCTTTCTTAAGTTTATGTACAGAACGTAAAACTTTAGAGCGTATTCAGCACATGTTAACAAAAGGTAAACCTTTAAGAAACTAA
- a CDS encoding MarR family winged helix-turn-helix transcriptional regulator, which translates to MKDKTIDYVLRTTWLAVNKMYNEEAAKFGTTMATGFTLLSIDQEEGTPSTSLGPIMGMEATSLSRILKRMEELNLIVRKPNPNDGRGVLIYLTEFGKQKRKDAKERVLVFNEAIKKHVSDDKLQHFYEVSDTINELISNKKIYNQKEHILK; encoded by the coding sequence ATGAAGGACAAAACCATAGATTATGTACTCAGGACCACATGGTTAGCAGTCAATAAAATGTATAATGAAGAGGCTGCTAAATTTGGGACTACTATGGCTACTGGTTTCACTTTATTAAGTATTGACCAAGAAGAAGGAACCCCTTCTACCTCATTAGGTCCAATAATGGGTATGGAAGCAACAAGTTTGTCACGAATCTTAAAACGAATGGAAGAGTTAAATTTAATAGTTCGCAAACCAAATCCAAATGATGGACGTGGTGTACTTATTTATTTAACAGAGTTTGGAAAACAAAAACGTAAAGACGCAAAAGAGCGTGTATTGGTTTTTAATGAAGCTATAAAAAAACATGTTTCTGATGACAAACTTCAACACTTTTATGAAGTTTCTGATACTATCAACGAATTGATTTCGAATAAAAAAATATACAACCAAAAAGAACACATTTTAAAATAA